Proteins from a genomic interval of Papaver somniferum cultivar HN1 chromosome 4, ASM357369v1, whole genome shotgun sequence:
- the LOC113272754 gene encoding F-box protein CPR1-like has translation MDMKLISGKRLPICSEEQNKKTKQRLLTPPYLPDELIINDILIRLPARTLGICSCLSKSWYNSIFHDPKFVSSHLVHSKNKLNLVFNLLNAFEKDWQNYFFSIHEKTRIRMLVNVTCGATSELVGYCNGLACLKSESSDATADDESEITIINPTRDETLSFYSHSTPPTMGCKYLCHGFGFDSALQEYKAVFVYTNINEEEEEFVCMVITLGGEDNSWRKIVTSTSRISPPPGSSAFPGRMFTRASTITRRSATLCGSGFFWRITNRASNNNDYDMLLSFDIHSEKINFIRLPTECCLTHTMATTEIDKDEYLVVDHHLLEFQGDLCVARTEKIMISNSSDRHQQHRNHHRCKGSRKGTFCCCGFKVHLYIMNDKIKQVWTKGKTFDFPLKDGLLPDL, from the coding sequence ATGGATATGAAATTGATAAGTGGGAAAAGATTACCAATATGCAGTGAAGAGCAGAACAAGAAGACGAAGCAAAGACTACTAACACCACCATATCTTCCTGACGAGTTAATTATTAACGACATTCTGATCAGATTACCAGCTCGAACTCTAGGCATATGCAGCTGCCTCAGTAAATCATGGTACAATTCAATATTTCATGATCCAAAATTTGTTTCCTCTCACTTAGTTCACAGTAAAAACAAATTGAACCTAGTCTTCAATCTCCTTAATGCATTCGAAAAGGATTGGCAGAATTACTTTTTCAGCATACATGAAAAAACAAGGATTAGAATGTTAGTAAACGTAACATGTGGGGCTACAAGTGAACTAGTTGGTTATTGTAATGGTTTAGCTTGTCTTAAATCAGAGAGTAGCGACGCCACCGCTGATGACGAGAGTGAAATCACTATCATTAATCCGACAAGGGACGAAACACTTAGTTTTTATTCCCATTCCACTCCTCCTACCATGGGATGCAAATACTTGTgtcatggttttggttttgattcagCATTGCAAGAATATAAGGCTGTGTTTGTATATACTAATATCAATGAAGAGGAGGAGGAGTTTGTTTGCATGGTCATTACATTGGGAGGGGAAGATAATTCATGGAGAAAGATAGTTACTAGTACTTCTAGAATCTCACCGCCACCAGGTTCTTCTGCTTTTCCTGGTCGAATGTTTACAAGAGCTTCGACAATTACTCGTAGATCAGCCACCCTTTGTGGGAGTGGTTTTTTTTGGAGGATAACCAACAGGGCCAGTAATAATAACGATTATGATATGTTGCTCTCATTCGACATCCACAGCGAGAAAATTAACTTCATTAGGCTCCCAACTGAATGTTGTCTGACCCACACAATGGCGACGACGGAGATTGATAAGGACGAATATTTAGTAGTCGATCATCATCTTCTGGAGTTTCAAGGAGATCTTTGTGTTGCACGTACGGAGAAGATAATGATAAGCAACAGCAGTGACCGTCATCAGCAACACCGCAATCATCATCGTTGTAAAGGTAGCAGGAAGGGAACATTTTGCTGTTGCGGTTTTAAGGTGCATTTATATATAATGAACGACAAGATCAAGCAAGTGTGGACCAAGGGGAAGACTTTTGATTTTCCACTCAAGGATGGCTTACTGCCAGatctgtga